From a single Pseudomonas serboccidentalis genomic region:
- a CDS encoding cupredoxin domain-containing protein: MFLRTPLTVVACLLALSSPVWAAPAYTYDFGQPAPAAKATRSIEVVLNDMSFDPKAIQVKAGETVRFVLVNKGQLLHEFNLGDAAMHARHQQEMLQMQQSGMLTPTGMKEMSHDMAGMDHAAMGHDMKHDDPNSVLVEPGKTAELTWTFSKATSLEFACNIPGHYQAGMVGKLTVSQ, translated from the coding sequence ATGTTTTTGCGCACCCCTCTGACCGTCGTCGCCTGTTTGCTGGCGCTGAGTTCACCTGTCTGGGCCGCACCCGCGTACACCTACGACTTCGGCCAACCGGCACCGGCCGCCAAGGCCACCCGCAGCATCGAAGTGGTGCTGAACGACATGTCGTTCGACCCCAAGGCGATTCAGGTCAAGGCCGGTGAGACCGTTCGCTTTGTGTTGGTGAATAAAGGCCAGTTGCTGCATGAATTCAACCTCGGTGACGCGGCAATGCATGCCAGGCACCAGCAGGAAATGTTGCAGATGCAGCAAAGCGGCATGCTCACGCCTACCGGCATGAAAGAAATGTCCCACGACATGGCGGGCATGGATCACGCGGCCATGGGGCACGACATGAAGCACGATGACCCGAACAGCGTGCTGGTCGAGCCGGGCAAAACCGCCGAACTGACCTGGACATTCAGCAAGGCCACCAGCCTGGAGTTCGCCTGCAATATTCCCGGGCATTACCAGGCCGGCATGGTCGGCAAACTGACTGTCAGTCAGTAA
- a CDS encoding heavy metal response regulator transcription factor codes for MKLLIVEDQPKTGHYLRQGLTEAGFNTELVADGNSGQQLALSGDYALLILDVMLPGRSGWQILQAVRSAGLDTPVLFLTAKDAVEDRVHGLELGADDYLVKPFAFSELLARVRSLLRRGSATPQETSLQLADLRLDLIRRRVERSGQRIDLTAKEFALLEMLLRRQGEVLPKSLIASQVWDMNFDSDTNVIEVAIRRLRLKIDDDFPNKLIHTVRGMGYVLEERPA; via the coding sequence ATGAAACTGCTGATCGTCGAAGACCAACCGAAAACCGGCCACTACCTGCGCCAGGGCCTGACCGAGGCCGGGTTCAACACGGAACTGGTGGCCGACGGTAACAGCGGTCAGCAACTGGCCTTGAGCGGTGATTATGCGCTGCTGATCCTCGACGTAATGCTGCCCGGACGCAGTGGCTGGCAGATCCTGCAAGCGGTGCGCAGCGCCGGCCTCGACACGCCGGTACTGTTTCTGACCGCCAAGGACGCCGTGGAGGACCGGGTGCACGGCCTCGAACTCGGCGCCGACGACTATCTGGTCAAACCGTTCGCCTTCTCCGAACTGCTGGCCCGGGTGCGCAGCCTGTTGCGGCGAGGCAGCGCGACGCCGCAGGAAACCAGCCTGCAACTGGCTGACCTGCGCCTGGACCTGATTCGCCGCCGGGTCGAACGCAGCGGCCAGCGCATCGACCTGACCGCCAAGGAGTTCGCCCTGCTGGAAATGCTCCTGCGCCGTCAGGGTGAAGTGCTGCCGAAATCGCTGATTGCCTCGCAGGTCTGGGACATGAACTTCGACAGCGACACCAACGTGATCGAGGTGGCGATCCGCCGTTTGCGCCTGAAGATCGACGATGATTTCCCCAACAAACTGATCCACACCGTGCGCGGCATGGGTTACGTGCTTGAAGAGCGTCCGGCGTGA
- a CDS encoding heavy metal sensor histidine kinase, translating into MRRLSLSSRLALLFAACTAVVSLFAGVLFSRASEAHFVELDQQLLDGKLIGLRRALQDVQPGQREARLADELSRQADLALRITGSDGQRWYDSSTQIPTDLPKQSGLVTVSQAGTDYRVLNAPLYPDKTDSPQLTLLLDITHHQHFLQRMQHLIWLTVGLSALATALLGAWAARSGLRPLRRMSAIARGISAQSLNARLPEAQMPPELAEMAHSFNAMLGRLDDSFQRLSAFSADIAHELRTPLSNLLTHTQVTLTRPRPIEDYREALHSNLEELQWMAQLVNDMLYLAKADHGLLMPKREALELADESDVLLEFFAPLAEDAGVTLSREGHARIEGDRSMLRRALSNLLDNALRFTPAAGSVRLSIVDQPHAVQVSVENSGDGISADLLPRLFDRFYRADPARQEGSSEHAGLGLAITQSIVRAHGGQIRCESAAGWTRFVIELPKGE; encoded by the coding sequence ATGCGTCGTCTGTCCCTGAGCTCTCGCCTGGCCTTGCTGTTCGCCGCTTGCACCGCCGTGGTCTCGCTGTTTGCCGGGGTGCTGTTCAGCCGCGCCAGCGAAGCGCACTTCGTCGAGCTCGACCAGCAACTGCTGGACGGCAAGCTGATCGGCCTGCGCCGGGCCTTGCAGGATGTTCAACCCGGTCAACGTGAGGCGCGGCTGGCCGATGAATTGAGCCGCCAGGCTGATCTGGCGCTGCGCATTACGGGCAGTGACGGCCAACGCTGGTACGACAGTTCGACGCAGATCCCCACGGATTTGCCGAAACAATCCGGCCTGGTGACCGTGAGCCAGGCAGGCACTGATTATCGGGTGCTCAACGCCCCGCTCTACCCGGACAAAACCGACTCGCCGCAATTGACGCTGTTGCTGGACATCACCCACCACCAACACTTCCTGCAACGCATGCAGCATCTGATCTGGCTGACCGTCGGGCTGTCGGCGCTGGCCACTGCGCTGCTCGGCGCCTGGGCCGCGCGCAGCGGTTTGCGTCCGCTGCGGCGCATGAGTGCGATCGCCCGTGGGATTTCCGCACAATCACTCAATGCCCGACTGCCGGAAGCGCAAATGCCGCCAGAACTTGCGGAAATGGCCCACAGCTTCAACGCCATGCTCGGACGCCTCGACGACTCGTTTCAACGGCTGTCGGCGTTCTCGGCCGACATCGCCCATGAACTGCGCACACCGCTGTCGAACCTGCTGACTCACACTCAGGTCACCCTCACCCGCCCGCGTCCGATCGAAGACTATCGCGAAGCCCTGCACAGCAACCTCGAAGAGCTGCAATGGATGGCACAACTGGTCAACGACATGCTGTACCTGGCCAAGGCTGACCATGGCTTGCTGATGCCCAAGCGTGAGGCGCTGGAACTGGCGGATGAGAGCGATGTGTTGCTGGAGTTTTTCGCGCCATTGGCCGAGGACGCCGGAGTGACGCTGAGTCGCGAAGGCCACGCGCGCATCGAGGGCGATCGCAGCATGCTGCGTCGGGCCTTGTCGAATCTGCTGGATAACGCGCTGCGCTTTACCCCGGCGGCTGGCAGCGTGCGCCTGTCCATCGTCGATCAGCCGCACGCCGTGCAGGTGTCGGTCGAGAACAGTGGTGACGGAATTTCAGCCGACCTGTTGCCGCGGCTGTTTGACCGGTTTTATCGGGCGGATCCGGCGCGGCAGGAAGGCAGTAGTGAACATGCGGGGCTGGGGTTGGCGATTACGCAATCGATCGTCCGGGCGCATGGTGGGCAGATTCGTTGCGAATCGGCTGCGGGGTGGACGCGGTTTGTGATTGAGTTGCCCAAGGGGGAATGA
- a CDS encoding lipoprotein-releasing ABC transporter permease subunit: protein MFRPLSIFIGTRYTRAKRRNRFVSFISMTSMIGLALGVLAMIVVLSVMNGFQREMSSRILGMVPHATIVGVKPIDDWQPVAAAALKNPEVTAAVPFTEMEGMLSYKGLMQPIQISGVDPAQEGKVSIVAQHIVQGRLDDLKPGEFGVVIGEITARRFRLNVGDKITLIVPEVSTAPGGITPRMQRLNVVGVFKVGAELDGSMGLIHVADAATMQHWQPNQVQSVRLAVKDLYAAPKVSSDIAAGLGADFKADDWTHTQGSLFSAMKMEKTMIGLLLLMIVAVAAFNIIATLIMVVNDKGADIAILRTIGATPRQIMAIFMVQGTVIGIVGTIIGGVLGVIAALNVSEMVGWVERVTGQHIFSSDVYFVSNLPSELQGGDVLLICSAGFILSFLATVYPALRAAKIEPAHALRYS from the coding sequence ATGTTCAGACCGTTATCGATCTTTATCGGCACGCGCTATACCCGCGCCAAGCGCCGCAATCGCTTTGTTTCGTTCATTTCGATGACCTCAATGATCGGGCTCGCCCTCGGCGTGCTGGCGATGATCGTGGTGCTGTCGGTGATGAACGGCTTCCAGCGCGAGATGAGCTCGCGCATCCTCGGCATGGTGCCGCACGCGACCATCGTCGGCGTAAAGCCGATTGATGACTGGCAGCCGGTAGCCGCCGCCGCGCTGAAAAATCCTGAAGTGACTGCCGCCGTGCCGTTCACCGAGATGGAAGGCATGCTGTCCTACAAGGGCTTGATGCAGCCGATTCAGATCAGTGGCGTCGACCCGGCTCAGGAAGGCAAGGTGTCGATCGTCGCCCAGCACATCGTGCAGGGTCGTCTCGATGACCTGAAACCGGGTGAATTCGGCGTGGTGATCGGTGAAATCACCGCGCGCCGCTTCCGCCTCAACGTCGGTGACAAGATCACCCTGATCGTGCCGGAAGTCAGCACCGCACCGGGTGGCATCACCCCGCGCATGCAGCGCCTGAACGTGGTCGGTGTGTTCAAGGTCGGTGCCGAGCTGGACGGTTCCATGGGCCTGATCCACGTGGCCGATGCGGCGACCATGCAGCACTGGCAGCCGAATCAGGTGCAAAGCGTGCGCCTGGCGGTCAAGGACCTGTACGCCGCGCCGAAAGTCTCCTCGGACATCGCCGCAGGCCTGGGCGCCGACTTCAAGGCTGACGACTGGACCCACACCCAGGGCAGCCTGTTCAGCGCGATGAAAATGGAAAAAACCATGATCGGCCTGCTGTTGCTGATGATCGTTGCGGTGGCGGCGTTCAACATCATCGCCACGCTGATCATGGTCGTGAACGACAAGGGCGCGGACATCGCGATCCTGCGCACCATCGGCGCCACGCCACGGCAGATCATGGCGATCTTCATGGTGCAGGGCACGGTGATCGGCATTGTCGGCACCATTATTGGCGGTGTGTTGGGCGTGATTGCCGCGCTGAACGTCAGTGAGATGGTCGGCTGGGTCGAGCGCGTTACCGGGCAGCACATCTTCAGTTCCGACGTGTATTTCGTCAGCAACCTGCCCTCGGAATTGCAGGGCGGGGATGTGCTGTTGATCTGCTCGGCGGGCTTTATTCTGAGCTTCCTGGCGACGGTGTATCCGGCCTTGCGGGCGGCGAAAATCGAACCGGCTCACGCCTTGAGATATTCGTAA
- the lolD gene encoding lipoprotein-releasing ABC transporter ATP-binding protein LolD has product MSDKAILSCRNLGKSYEEGPESVQVLAGLQLELHPGERVAIVGKSGSGKSTLLNLLGGLDTPTEGSVWLDGEELSALSEKKRGLLRNRALGFVYQFHHLLPEFTALENVCMPLLIGKTAIPEARQRATALLERVGLGHRLEHKPAELSGGERQRVAIARALVNNPGLVMLDEPTGNLDSHTAEGIQDLMLELSTSMRTAFLVVTHDMNLARQMDRVLQLQEGCLTAI; this is encoded by the coding sequence ATGAGTGATAAAGCAATCTTGAGCTGCCGCAACCTGGGCAAATCCTACGAGGAAGGCCCGGAGTCGGTGCAAGTGTTGGCCGGTCTGCAACTGGAGTTGCACCCAGGCGAGCGTGTGGCGATCGTCGGCAAGTCCGGTTCGGGCAAAAGTACCTTGCTCAACCTGTTGGGCGGCCTCGACACGCCAACCGAAGGCAGCGTCTGGCTCGACGGTGAAGAACTGTCGGCCCTGAGCGAGAAGAAGCGTGGCCTGCTGCGTAACCGTGCCCTCGGGTTCGTGTACCAGTTCCACCATTTGCTGCCGGAGTTCACCGCGCTGGAAAACGTCTGCATGCCACTGCTGATCGGCAAGACCGCGATCCCAGAAGCGCGTCAGCGCGCGACGGCGTTACTGGAGCGCGTGGGGCTGGGCCATCGTCTGGAGCACAAACCGGCGGAACTGTCCGGTGGCGAACGCCAGCGTGTGGCGATCGCCCGGGCGCTGGTGAACAATCCAGGCCTGGTGATGCTCGACGAGCCCACCGGCAACCTTGACTCCCACACCGCCGAAGGCATTCAGGATTTGATGCTGGAACTCAGCACCTCGATGCGCACGGCGTTCCTGGTGGTGACTCACGACATGAACCTGGCCCGCCAGATGGACCGCGTCCTGCAATTGCAGGAAGGTTGCCTGACCGCCATCTGA
- a CDS encoding lipoprotein-releasing ABC transporter permease subunit has translation MFRPLFVFIGTRYTRAKRRNHFVSFISLTSMIGLALGVIVMIVVLSVMNGFDHEMRTRVLGMVPHATLETGEPINDWQSLAAKVKRNPQVTAVAPFTQMQGLLTNNGQVSKVLLNAIDPALERNVSIIDNFMKQGKLDDLTPGSFGIVIGDKAATKLGVGLGDKVTFVAPEVSVTPAGMFPRMKRFTVVGIFHVGAGELDGYLGVTNLQDLAKMHRWKPDQVQGIRMKFDDLFQAPRVAWTIAQQLGEDHYYARDWTRTHGNLYQAIRMEKAMIGLLLLLIVAVAAFNIISTLVMVVNDKKGDIAILRTLGATPGTIMRTFMVQGTVIGVVGTAIGAVVGIFAALNVSAAISALEGLIGHKFLNADVYFIDYLPSQVQSQDVVMVCAAALVLSFLATLYPAWRAARTQPAEALRYE, from the coding sequence ATGTTCAGACCTCTCTTCGTATTTATCGGCACGCGTTATACCCGTGCAAAGCGTCGCAATCATTTTGTGTCATTCATTTCCCTGACTTCGATGATCGGGCTCGCCCTTGGCGTGATCGTGATGATCGTGGTGCTATCGGTGATGAATGGCTTCGATCATGAGATGCGCACCCGTGTGCTGGGCATGGTGCCCCACGCGACCCTTGAAACCGGCGAACCGATCAACGATTGGCAAAGCCTGGCCGCCAAGGTCAAACGCAACCCGCAGGTGACGGCCGTTGCGCCGTTCACCCAGATGCAGGGCCTGCTGACCAACAACGGCCAGGTGTCCAAGGTGTTGCTCAATGCGATCGACCCTGCGCTCGAGCGCAATGTGTCGATCATCGACAACTTCATGAAGCAGGGCAAACTCGACGATTTGACGCCGGGCAGCTTCGGCATCGTGATCGGCGACAAGGCCGCGACCAAACTCGGCGTGGGCCTCGGTGACAAGGTCACCTTCGTCGCGCCGGAAGTCAGCGTGACCCCCGCCGGGATGTTCCCGCGCATGAAGCGCTTCACCGTGGTCGGCATCTTCCATGTCGGCGCCGGTGAGCTGGACGGTTACCTGGGTGTCACCAACCTGCAGGATCTGGCGAAGATGCACCGCTGGAAGCCTGATCAGGTGCAAGGCATCCGGATGAAGTTCGATGATCTGTTCCAGGCGCCGCGTGTGGCCTGGACCATCGCCCAGCAGCTTGGCGAAGACCATTACTATGCCCGCGACTGGACCCGTACCCACGGCAACCTGTATCAGGCGATCCGCATGGAAAAAGCCATGATCGGGCTGCTGTTGCTGCTGATCGTTGCGGTGGCCGCGTTCAACATCATTTCCACGCTGGTGATGGTGGTGAACGACAAGAAGGGCGACATCGCCATTCTGCGCACCCTCGGCGCCACGCCGGGGACGATCATGCGTACGTTCATGGTGCAAGGCACGGTGATCGGCGTGGTCGGTACGGCGATTGGTGCCGTGGTCGGGATTTTCGCCGCGCTCAATGTCAGCGCCGCGATTTCGGCACTGGAAGGGCTGATCGGTCACAAGTTCCTCAACGCCGACGTGTACTTCATCGATTACCTGCCGTCGCAGGTGCAGAGCCAGGACGTGGTCATGGTCTGCGCCGCTGCGTTGGTCCTGAGTTTCCTCGCCACCCTGTATCCCGCCTGGCGTGCCGCGCGCACCCAGCCGGCGGAGGCGCTACGTTATGAGTGA
- a CDS encoding PilZ domain-containing protein has product MSTLDEEDRREYYRIEDMIALEIRPLSAPEAAGQEVLQDASPLFNLLSELHLSEFESQHLLRQISERDRAIAAFLKSQNKRIDLLSQVVALTVLGHIGEPQPVIISEGGIDFQHPTALANGAHLSVKLVLMPQALGLLLRARVTHCDRKGDGYDVGTEFEHLTDAQRQLLARYILQKQAQERRLAREQNESGI; this is encoded by the coding sequence ATGTCGACATTAGATGAAGAAGATCGCCGCGAATACTACCGTATCGAGGACATGATCGCACTGGAAATTCGGCCCCTGTCCGCTCCCGAAGCCGCAGGCCAGGAAGTGTTGCAGGATGCTTCCCCGTTGTTCAACCTGCTCAGCGAACTGCACCTGAGCGAATTCGAGTCGCAGCACCTGCTGCGCCAGATCAGCGAGCGCGACCGGGCCATCGCCGCGTTCCTCAAATCCCAGAATAAACGCATCGACCTGCTCAGTCAGGTAGTCGCCCTGACCGTGCTCGGCCATATCGGCGAACCGCAACCGGTGATCATCTCCGAAGGCGGGATCGACTTTCAGCACCCGACCGCGCTCGCCAACGGCGCGCACTTGTCGGTCAAACTGGTGCTGATGCCCCAGGCACTCGGCCTGCTGCTGCGCGCCCGCGTCACCCATTGCGATCGCAAGGGCGACGGCTACGACGTCGGCACCGAGTTCGAACACTTGACCGACGCCCAGCGCCAGTTGCTCGCCCGTTATATCTTGCAGAAGCAGGCCCAGGAACGACGCCTGGCCCGCGAACAGAACGAATCCGGCATTTAA
- a CDS encoding glycerophosphodiester phosphodiesterase, which produces MTLIYGHRGAKGEAPENTLTSFQECLKHGVRRCELDLHLSKDGELMVIHDPTLKRTTDRRGKVVEHTAAELVTYDARKGGPGWIKPCPIPTLEELFEKCDFEHWQLEVKSASRTRAATTVLAIREMAQRHGLLDKITITSSSREVLKAALDLVPDVSRGLVAEYAWLDPLKVAASYGCEILALNWTLCTPERLQKAQRQGLHVSVWTVNEPALMRRLADFGVDSLITDFPGLATATLENC; this is translated from the coding sequence GTGACCCTCATCTACGGCCACCGCGGCGCCAAGGGCGAAGCACCGGAAAACACCCTGACCAGTTTTCAGGAATGTCTCAAGCACGGCGTACGCCGTTGCGAACTGGATCTGCACCTGTCCAAGGACGGCGAGCTGATGGTGATCCACGACCCGACCCTCAAGCGCACCACCGACCGGCGTGGCAAGGTGGTCGAGCACACCGCCGCCGAGTTGGTGACCTACGACGCACGCAAGGGCGGCCCGGGCTGGATCAAGCCATGCCCGATTCCAACATTGGAAGAGTTGTTCGAGAAATGCGATTTCGAACACTGGCAGCTGGAAGTCAAAAGCGCCTCGCGCACCCGCGCGGCGACCACTGTGCTGGCGATTCGCGAAATGGCCCAGCGCCATGGTTTGCTGGACAAGATCACCATCACCTCGAGTTCGCGGGAAGTACTGAAAGCGGCACTGGACCTGGTGCCGGACGTGTCGCGTGGACTGGTGGCCGAATACGCCTGGCTCGACCCGCTGAAGGTCGCGGCCAGCTATGGCTGTGAGATTCTGGCTTTGAACTGGACGCTGTGTACGCCGGAACGCCTGCAGAAGGCGCAGCGTCAGGGCCTGCATGTGTCGGTGTGGACCGTCAACGAGCCTGCGCTGATGCGCAGACTCGCCGACTTCGGCGTTGACAGCCTGATTACAGACTTTCCCGGTTTGGCCACTGCCACCCTCGAGAATTGCTGA
- the sthA gene encoding Si-specific NAD(P)(+) transhydrogenase, with product MAVYNYDVVVLGSGPAGEGAAMNAAKAGRKVAMVDSRRQVGGNCTHLGTIPSKALRHSVRQIMQFNTNPMFRAIGEPRWFSFPDVLKSAEKVISKQVASRTGYYARNRVDVFFGTGSFADEQTIEVVCANGVVEKLVAKHIIIATGSRPYRPADIDFHHPRIYDSDTILSLGHTPRKLIVYGAGVIGCEYASIFSGLGVLVELVDNRGQLLSFLDSEISQALSYHFSNNNITVRHNEDYDRVEGVDNGVILHLKSGKKIKADALLWCNGRTGNTDQLGLENIGVKVNSRGQIEVDEAYRTCVPNIYGAGDVIGWPSLASAAHDQGRSAAGSIVDNGSWRFVNDVPTGIYTIPEISSIGKNEQELTQAKVPYEVGKAFFKSMARAQIAGEPQGMLKILFHRETLEVLGVHCFGYQASEIVHIGQAIMNQPGELNTLKYFVNTTFNYPTMAEAYRVAAYDGLNRLF from the coding sequence ATGGCTGTCTACAACTACGACGTGGTGGTGTTGGGTTCCGGCCCGGCGGGAGAAGGCGCGGCAATGAACGCCGCCAAAGCAGGGCGCAAGGTGGCGATGGTCGACAGCCGTCGCCAGGTCGGCGGTAACTGCACCCACCTGGGTACCATCCCGTCCAAGGCTCTGCGTCACTCGGTCCGGCAGATCATGCAGTTCAACACCAACCCGATGTTCCGGGCGATCGGCGAGCCGCGCTGGTTCTCCTTCCCGGACGTGTTGAAAAGCGCCGAGAAAGTCATTTCCAAACAAGTCGCTTCGCGTACCGGCTACTACGCCCGTAACCGCGTCGACGTGTTCTTCGGCACCGGCAGCTTCGCTGACGAGCAAACCATCGAAGTGGTCTGCGCCAACGGCGTGGTCGAGAAACTGGTGGCCAAGCACATCATCATCGCCACCGGCTCGCGCCCGTATCGCCCGGCGGACATCGATTTCCACCACCCGCGTATCTACGATAGCGACACCATCCTCAGCCTCGGCCACACCCCGCGCAAACTGATCGTTTACGGCGCCGGCGTGATCGGCTGCGAATACGCCTCGATCTTCAGCGGTCTGGGTGTGCTGGTTGAACTGGTGGACAACCGTGGTCAGTTGCTGAGCTTCCTCGACTCGGAAATCTCCCAGGCGTTGAGCTACCACTTCAGCAACAACAACATCACCGTGCGCCACAACGAAGACTACGACCGTGTCGAAGGCGTGGACAACGGCGTGATCCTGCACCTGAAGTCCGGCAAGAAGATCAAGGCCGACGCCTTGCTCTGGTGCAACGGCCGTACCGGTAACACCGACCAGCTGGGGCTGGAAAACATCGGCGTCAAGGTCAACAGCCGCGGGCAGATCGAAGTCGACGAGGCCTACCGCACCTGCGTGCCGAACATCTATGGCGCCGGTGACGTGATCGGCTGGCCGAGCCTGGCCAGTGCCGCCCACGACCAGGGTCGTTCGGCAGCCGGCAGCATCGTCGATAACGGTAGCTGGCGCTTTGTGAATGACGTGCCGACCGGCATCTACACCATTCCGGAGATCAGCTCGATCGGCAAGAACGAGCAGGAACTGACCCAGGCCAAAGTGCCGTACGAAGTGGGCAAGGCGTTCTTCAAGAGCATGGCGCGTGCACAGATCGCCGGCGAGCCGCAAGGCATGCTGAAGATCCTGTTCCACCGTGAAACCCTGGAAGTGCTGGGCGTTCACTGCTTCGGTTATCAGGCGTCGGAGATCGTGCACATCGGTCAGGCGATCATGAACCAGCCGGGCGAGCTGAACACGTTGAAGTACTTCGTCAACACCACGTTCAACTACCCGACCATGGCCGAAGCCTATCGGGTAGCGGCATACGACGGCCTCAACCGGCTTTTTTGA
- a CDS encoding FAD:protein FMN transferase, producing MAGAVLRGDEELFTGRWFGLVLLVSLLAGCGDGDSMESFGGPTMGSTYSIKYVRHTGLADSAQVRREVEGILVEVDRQLSTYRSDSEIERFNALPANSCQTMPAPVLELVRVGEQLSEQSEGSYDLTVEPLMNLWGFGPQGREEKVPDTAVLAEVMQRVGHQHLHIKGDQLCKDVAVEVDFNSIAAGYAVDTIAARLEAMGIHDYLAEATGELRAKGKKLDGSAWRIALEEPRDDQQVAERVISVDGYGVSTSGDYRNYFLQDGRRYSHTFDARSGAPVLHDLASVTVIHPSALMADGLSTLLLILGPERAWDYAEKHDIGAFFVIRADTGFVIRTSAAFERLSGAKVD from the coding sequence ATGGCCGGCGCGGTTTTGCGGGGAGATGAAGAATTGTTCACTGGACGATGGTTTGGGCTTGTGTTGCTGGTCAGCCTGTTGGCTGGCTGCGGCGATGGTGATTCCATGGAGAGCTTCGGCGGGCCGACCATGGGCAGCACCTATTCCATCAAATACGTGCGCCACACCGGTCTTGCAGATTCCGCACAAGTTCGTCGGGAAGTGGAGGGCATCCTCGTCGAAGTCGATCGACAATTGTCCACTTACCGCAGCGATTCCGAGATCGAACGCTTCAATGCCTTGCCCGCCAACAGCTGTCAGACAATGCCCGCGCCAGTGCTCGAATTGGTTCGGGTTGGCGAGCAACTGTCAGAACAAAGCGAAGGTTCCTACGACCTCACTGTCGAGCCGCTGATGAACTTGTGGGGTTTCGGCCCGCAAGGTCGAGAAGAGAAGGTCCCTGATACCGCTGTACTGGCCGAGGTGATGCAGCGGGTCGGCCATCAGCACTTGCACATCAAGGGTGATCAGTTGTGCAAGGACGTCGCTGTCGAAGTCGACTTCAACAGCATCGCCGCCGGCTATGCCGTCGACACCATTGCCGCCAGACTCGAAGCCATGGGCATCCATGACTATCTCGCCGAAGCCACGGGCGAGCTGAGGGCCAAGGGCAAAAAACTCGACGGCTCGGCATGGCGCATCGCGCTGGAGGAGCCGCGTGACGATCAGCAGGTGGCCGAGCGCGTCATCAGTGTCGATGGCTACGGTGTGTCCACTTCCGGTGATTACCGTAACTATTTCCTGCAGGACGGTCGGCGCTATTCCCACACCTTTGATGCGCGCAGCGGGGCACCGGTCCTACACGACCTGGCGTCGGTCACGGTAATTCATCCTTCAGCGTTGATGGCCGATGGACTATCGACGCTGTTGCTGATTCTCGGGCCGGAAAGGGCCTGGGACTATGCCGAAAAACATGACATTGGTGCATTCTTCGTGATTCGTGCCGATACAGGTTTCGTCATCCGCACCAGTGCGGCTTTCGAGCGCCTCAGTGGCGCAAAAGTTGACTGA